The following proteins come from a genomic window of Azoarcus sp. PA01:
- a CDS encoding c-type cytochrome, which produces MKKVLLTVVALAVAAGLAGTAVVYGGFYDISATDQHLAPTYRLLDIAMRRSIKLRAASVAVPSLDAAGALEQGAPLYRDHCAQCHGAPGVAPEPFALGLTPAAANLAHTGRAWPPEEIYWVVRHGIKMTGMPAWEQRLTESELWAVTAFVKRLPELSPPDYRRLVAELPRHTHDHRAERALPRPDAERGRRIIQQYACVTCHRIPGIVGPNAPVGPPLDGIGTRAFIAGALRNEPGHMVRWLRSPQQVTPDSAMPDLGIDERDAHDIAAYLATLK; this is translated from the coding sequence GTGAAAAAAGTCCTCCTCACCGTCGTCGCGCTGGCGGTTGCGGCCGGGCTCGCCGGCACGGCCGTGGTCTACGGCGGCTTTTACGACATTTCCGCGACCGACCAGCACCTCGCGCCGACTTACCGGCTGCTCGACATCGCGATGCGCCGCTCGATCAAGCTGCGCGCGGCGTCGGTCGCCGTCCCGTCGCTCGACGCGGCCGGTGCACTCGAACAGGGCGCGCCGCTCTACCGCGACCACTGCGCGCAGTGCCATGGTGCGCCGGGCGTCGCTCCGGAGCCTTTCGCGCTCGGCCTGACGCCCGCCGCGGCGAACCTCGCGCATACCGGCCGGGCCTGGCCGCCGGAAGAAATCTACTGGGTGGTGCGGCACGGCATCAAGATGACCGGCATGCCGGCCTGGGAGCAGCGCCTGACCGAAAGCGAACTCTGGGCGGTCACCGCGTTCGTCAAGCGGCTGCCCGAACTCTCGCCGCCGGACTACCGCCGCCTGGTCGCCGAGCTCCCGCGCCACACCCACGACCATCGCGCGGAGCGAGCACTGCCGCGGCCCGACGCCGAGCGCGGCCGGCGGATCATCCAGCAGTATGCCTGCGTCACCTGCCACCGGATTCCCGGCATTGTCGGCCCGAACGCACCGGTCGGTCCGCCGCTCGACGGCATCGGCACGCGCGCGTTCATCGCCGGCGCGCTGCGCAACGAGCCCGGGCACATGGTGCGCTGGCTGCGTTCGCCGCAGCAGGTCACGCCCGACAGCGCGATGCCGGACCTCGGTATCGACGAGCGCGACGCGCACGACATCGCCGCCTACCTCGCGACACTGAAATAA
- a CDS encoding cbb3-type cytochrome c oxidase subunit I — protein MNALPNPDTRPAGEVDELRRLWQPPQGLRFVTVINNNYVGVFYVGAAFLFFVLAGILALMMRTQLAVAENDLIGPALYNQLFTMHGTVMMFLFAVPAVEAMGILLLPNMLGARDLPFPRLSAYAFWAYLVGGLVFFASIFVGSAPDGGWFMNPPLTTQTYSPGYNADFWLLGIGFIEISAIAGAIEIIVGILRTRSPGMTLGRMPVFAWAMLVFALMIVFAFPAVILATALLELERAFHWPFFAAHLGGDPLLWQHLFWFFGHPEVYIIFLPAAGMVSMIVPTMARTPLVGYRFVVLALVGTAFLSFGLWVHHMFTTGIPQLSLSFFQAASTAVAIPSGIQIFAWIATFAQGRATGRIRIATPTLFILGFLFIFVLGGLTGVMVAVIPFDWQAHDSYFIVAHLHYVLVGGMVFPLFAAFYYWMPYTSRHALSERLGRWVFGLMFVGFNITFFPMHFTGLAGMPRRVYTYAAGYGWESLTFVSTAGAFMIAAGVLLFIIDVARRFRMSAEDNAGNVWQAGTLEWLPNGNYSNRSIPVVTSREPLWDQPDLARNVEAGHYYLPGAPTGGRETIVTSPLDAQPEFVLRMPMPGWAPVVAAWFTAGFFLLLTVKLVVPAVISGVVAVGALLHWGWSLDPEPLAEPVDIGGGIVLPSYMSGPRSQAWWAIGVLMLVSGSLYACALFSYLYLWTVSPEVWPEPAQLAGIGHPLAEAALLVASSFALGLANRQLAAGRRRAMALAVAAGLVLLVAAVGLEFFAQGELSPSASSYGAAVHLLASIAVFFTLVVLVMALFALARAATGKLGPTRRVTFDNMRLFWHYTVGQSLLGVALVHGFPRIAG, from the coding sequence ATGAACGCGCTGCCGAACCCCGATACCCGCCCCGCCGGCGAAGTCGACGAACTGCGCCGGCTGTGGCAGCCGCCGCAGGGCCTGCGCTTCGTCACGGTCATCAACAACAACTACGTCGGCGTGTTCTACGTCGGCGCCGCTTTCCTGTTCTTCGTGCTGGCCGGCATCCTCGCGCTGATGATGCGCACCCAGTTGGCGGTGGCCGAGAACGATCTGATCGGCCCGGCGCTGTACAACCAGCTGTTCACGATGCACGGCACCGTCATGATGTTCCTGTTCGCGGTGCCGGCGGTCGAGGCGATGGGCATCCTGCTGCTGCCGAACATGCTCGGCGCGCGCGACCTGCCGTTTCCGCGCCTGTCGGCGTATGCGTTCTGGGCCTACCTGGTCGGGGGGCTGGTGTTCTTCGCGAGCATTTTTGTCGGCTCGGCGCCCGACGGCGGCTGGTTCATGAACCCGCCGCTGACGACCCAGACCTACTCGCCGGGCTACAACGCCGACTTCTGGCTGCTCGGCATCGGTTTCATCGAGATCTCGGCGATCGCCGGCGCCATCGAGATCATCGTCGGCATATTGCGCACGCGCTCGCCAGGTATGACGCTCGGGCGCATGCCGGTGTTCGCGTGGGCGATGCTGGTTTTCGCGCTGATGATCGTGTTCGCGTTCCCGGCAGTGATCCTCGCGACCGCGCTGCTCGAACTCGAGCGCGCCTTCCACTGGCCGTTCTTCGCTGCGCATCTCGGCGGGGACCCGCTGCTGTGGCAGCACCTGTTCTGGTTCTTCGGCCACCCCGAGGTGTACATCATCTTCCTGCCCGCAGCGGGCATGGTGTCGATGATCGTGCCGACGATGGCGCGCACGCCGCTCGTCGGCTACCGCTTCGTCGTCCTGGCGCTGGTCGGCACCGCGTTCCTGAGCTTCGGGCTGTGGGTGCACCACATGTTCACGACCGGCATCCCGCAGCTGTCGCTGTCGTTCTTCCAGGCCGCGAGCACTGCGGTCGCGATCCCGTCGGGGATCCAGATCTTCGCGTGGATCGCGACGTTCGCGCAGGGTCGCGCGACAGGGCGGATACGGATCGCGACGCCGACGCTGTTCATCCTCGGCTTCCTGTTCATCTTCGTGCTCGGCGGGCTCACCGGCGTGATGGTCGCGGTGATCCCGTTCGACTGGCAGGCGCACGACAGCTACTTCATCGTCGCCCATCTGCATTACGTGCTCGTCGGCGGCATGGTGTTTCCGCTGTTCGCCGCGTTCTACTACTGGATGCCTTACACCAGCCGGCATGCGCTGTCCGAGCGGCTCGGGCGCTGGGTGTTCGGGCTGATGTTCGTCGGCTTCAACATCACGTTCTTCCCGATGCATTTCACCGGGCTCGCCGGCATGCCGCGCCGCGTCTACACGTATGCGGCAGGGTACGGCTGGGAGAGCCTGACCTTCGTCTCGACGGCCGGCGCGTTCATGATCGCCGCCGGCGTGCTGCTCTTCATCATCGATGTCGCGCGGCGCTTTCGCATGTCGGCCGAGGACAACGCAGGCAACGTCTGGCAGGCCGGCACGCTCGAATGGCTGCCGAACGGCAATTACTCGAACCGCAGCATTCCCGTCGTCACCAGCCGCGAGCCGCTGTGGGACCAGCCGGACCTGGCGCGCAATGTCGAAGCCGGTCACTACTACCTCCCGGGCGCGCCGACCGGCGGGCGCGAGACGATCGTCACGAGCCCGCTCGACGCGCAGCCCGAGTTCGTGCTGCGCATGCCGATGCCGGGCTGGGCGCCGGTCGTCGCAGCGTGGTTCACCGCCGGCTTCTTCCTGCTGCTGACCGTCAAGCTCGTCGTGCCGGCCGTGATCTCGGGCGTTGTCGCGGTCGGCGCGCTGCTGCACTGGGGCTGGAGCCTCGACCCGGAGCCGCTCGCCGAGCCGGTCGACATCGGCGGCGGCATCGTGTTGCCCAGCTACATGAGCGGCCCGCGCTCGCAGGCGTGGTGGGCGATCGGCGTGCTGATGCTGGTGTCGGGCTCGCTCTACGCCTGTGCGCTGTTTTCCTACCTCTACCTGTGGACCGTGTCGCCCGAAGTCTGGCCCGAACCCGCGCAGCTCGCCGGCATCGGCCATCCGCTCGCCGAAGCGGCCCTGCTCGTCGCCAGCAGCTTCGCGCTGGGGCTCGCGAACCGGCAGCTCGCCGCCGGCCGGCGGCGAGCGATGGCGCTCGCGGTCGCGGCCGGCCTGGTCCTGCTGGTCGCGGCGGTCGGGCTGGAGTTTTTCGCGCAGGGCGAACTGTCGCCGAGCGCGTCGAGCTACGGCGCCGCAGTCCATCTGCTCGCATCGATCGCCGTTTTTTTCACGCTGGTCGTGCTCGTGATGGCGCTGTTCGCGCTCGCCCGCGCTGCGACCGGCAAGCTCGGGCCGACGCGCCGCGTGACGTTCGACAACATGCGCCTGTTCTGGCACTACACCGTCGGCCAGAGCCTGCTTGGTGTCGCGCTGGTGCACGGCTTTCCGAGGATCGCCGGATGA
- a CDS encoding c-type cytochrome gives MRLTGLLALACVALVAGCSEARRPALGGDAENGRLLLRQFGCIGCHRIPGVAGATGNVGPPLDGVGRRVYLAGVLPNSPANMVRWIREPQSFGFETAMPDLQVTETQARDMVAYLQELK, from the coding sequence ATGCGTCTGACCGGCCTCCTCGCGCTCGCGTGCGTGGCGCTGGTCGCCGGCTGCAGCGAAGCGCGCCGCCCTGCGCTCGGTGGCGATGCGGAAAACGGGCGCCTGCTGCTGCGCCAGTTCGGCTGCATCGGCTGCCATCGCATCCCCGGCGTCGCAGGCGCTACCGGCAACGTCGGCCCGCCGCTGGACGGTGTCGGCCGCCGCGTGTACCTCGCCGGCGTGCTGCCGAATTCGCCGGCCAACATGGTGCGCTGGATCCGCGAGCCGCAGTCCTTCGGCTTCGAAACCGCGATGCCCGACCTGCAGGTCACCGAGACCCAGGCGCGCGACATGGTCGCTTACCTCCAGGAGCTGAAGTGA